A single window of Microbispora hainanensis DNA harbors:
- a CDS encoding MFS transporter produces MAVANQSRAGASPQSAPSSRYKWIALSNTTLGVLMVTINQSIVLIALPDVFRGIHLNPLDPGNTGYLLWMMMGFMVVTAVLVVMFGRLGDMFGRVRMYNLGFAVFSLCSIMLSLTWVDGDAGAMWLIGWRIVQGIGGALLFANSTAILTDAFPVRQRGTALGINSIAGIAGSFLGLVIGGVLAPVDWKAIFLVSVPFGVFGTIWAYVKLKDNGVRRRARMDWWGNATFAVGLIAILVGITYGIQPYGTGVMGWGNPWVIAALGGGVLLLALFAWIETRVDDPLFRLSLFRSRAFLAGNVASLLTALGRGGLQFMLIIWLQGIWLPLHGYSFEETPLWAGIYMIPLTVGFLLSAPVSGWLSDRFGPRKFTVGGTLITAASFVALMLLPTDFGYGVFALLILINGLGSGLFSSPNRAEIMNSVPAESRGVGAGMTATFQNSSMVLSIGVFFSLMIAGLSQSLPHTMHDELVAQGVPAEQAAGIAQLPPIAVLFAAFLGYNPLRQLLGGILDRLPDGGAHLTSKEFFPHLIAGPFHQGLVIAFWFAVAACLVAALSSLLTARVGRKHSAAAHESLGSELAAVSGEAGLAGNELVVPDEDFDARRSARER; encoded by the coding sequence GTGGCCGTAGCGAACCAGTCCCGGGCGGGGGCATCGCCGCAGTCGGCGCCGTCCTCGCGGTACAAATGGATCGCGCTGTCCAACACCACTCTCGGCGTCCTGATGGTGACGATCAACCAGTCCATCGTGCTGATCGCCCTTCCCGACGTCTTCCGCGGCATCCACCTGAACCCGCTCGACCCCGGCAACACGGGCTACCTGCTGTGGATGATGATGGGCTTCATGGTCGTCACGGCCGTGCTCGTGGTGATGTTCGGCCGCCTGGGCGACATGTTCGGCCGGGTCCGCATGTACAACCTCGGGTTCGCGGTCTTCAGCCTGTGCTCGATCATGCTGTCGCTGACCTGGGTGGACGGCGACGCCGGGGCGATGTGGCTGATCGGCTGGCGGATCGTGCAGGGCATCGGCGGCGCACTGCTGTTCGCCAACTCCACCGCGATCCTGACCGACGCCTTCCCCGTACGCCAGCGCGGCACCGCGCTCGGCATCAACTCCATCGCCGGCATCGCGGGCTCCTTCCTCGGCCTGGTCATCGGCGGCGTCCTCGCCCCGGTCGACTGGAAGGCGATCTTCCTGGTGTCCGTGCCGTTCGGCGTCTTCGGCACGATCTGGGCGTACGTCAAGCTCAAGGACAACGGCGTACGGCGCCGGGCGCGGATGGACTGGTGGGGCAACGCGACCTTCGCCGTCGGCCTCATCGCCATCCTGGTCGGCATCACCTACGGCATCCAGCCGTACGGGACCGGCGTGATGGGCTGGGGCAACCCCTGGGTGATCGCCGCGCTCGGCGGAGGCGTCCTGCTGCTCGCGCTGTTCGCCTGGATCGAGACCAGGGTGGACGATCCGCTGTTCCGCCTCTCGCTGTTCCGCAGCCGCGCCTTCCTGGCGGGCAACGTCGCGAGCCTGCTGACCGCCCTCGGCCGAGGCGGCCTGCAGTTCATGCTGATCATCTGGCTGCAGGGCATCTGGCTGCCGCTGCACGGCTACAGCTTCGAGGAGACGCCCCTGTGGGCGGGCATCTACATGATCCCGCTGACCGTGGGCTTCCTGCTGTCGGCGCCGGTCTCCGGCTGGCTGTCGGACCGGTTCGGCCCGCGCAAGTTCACGGTCGGGGGCACCCTGATCACCGCGGCGAGCTTCGTGGCCCTGATGCTCCTGCCGACGGACTTCGGCTACGGCGTCTTCGCGCTGCTCATCCTGATCAACGGTCTGGGGTCCGGCCTGTTCTCCTCGCCCAACCGGGCGGAGATCATGAACTCCGTCCCGGCGGAGTCCCGCGGCGTCGGCGCCGGCATGACCGCGACCTTCCAGAACTCCTCGATGGTGCTGTCCATCGGTGTCTTCTTCAGCCTGATGATCGCGGGCCTGTCGCAGTCGCTGCCGCACACCATGCACGACGAGCTGGTGGCCCAGGGCGTGCCCGCCGAGCAGGCCGCGGGCATCGCGCAGCTGCCGCCGATCGCCGTGCTGTTCGCGGCGTTCCTCGGATACAACCCCCTCCGGCAGCTCCTCGGCGGCATCCTGGACCGGCTGCCCGACGGCGGCGCCCACCTGACGAGCAAGGAGTTCTTCCCGCACCTCATCGCCGGCCCCTTCCACCAGGGCCTGGTCATCGCCTTCTGGTTCGCCGTGGCCGCGTGCCTGGTGGCCGCCCTGTCGTCGCTGCTGACCGCCCGGGTCGGGCGCAAGCACAGCGCCGCCGCCCACGAATCGCTCGGCTCCGAGCTCGCCGCGGTCTCCGGCGAGGCCGGCCTGGCCGGCAACGAGCTCGTCGTCCCGGACGAGGATTTCGACGCCCGGCGCTCCGCCCGGGAAAGATGA
- a CDS encoding TetR/AcrR family transcriptional regulator has product MPEKAVSTEVREIDQPAYHHGNLRRAVMDAALQAIGESGPAGWSLRELARRAGVSHAAPAHHFGDKAGLLTAVAAEGFELFADALERASGDVYAVGVAYVRFAIDHRPYFEVMFRPDLYRADDPAMRSARERAAHVLHTTAGKLSPSPEQNRLTTIAAWSLAHGFAGLWLNGSLPESAQGDPETIARALLEFVFGPLATSTSQ; this is encoded by the coding sequence ATGCCGGAAAAGGCGGTCAGCACGGAGGTGAGGGAGATCGACCAGCCGGCCTACCACCACGGCAATCTGCGGCGGGCCGTCATGGACGCCGCTCTCCAGGCCATCGGCGAGTCGGGTCCGGCCGGATGGAGCCTGCGCGAGCTGGCCCGGCGTGCGGGCGTCTCGCACGCCGCGCCCGCGCACCACTTCGGCGACAAGGCGGGGCTGTTGACGGCCGTGGCCGCCGAGGGCTTCGAGTTGTTCGCCGACGCGCTGGAACGCGCGTCCGGGGACGTCTACGCGGTGGGAGTGGCCTACGTACGCTTCGCCATCGACCACAGGCCCTACTTCGAGGTGATGTTCCGCCCCGATCTGTACCGTGCGGACGACCCGGCGATGCGCTCGGCGCGGGAGCGTGCCGCCCATGTGCTCCACACCACGGCCGGCAAGCTGTCACCGAGCCCGGAGCAGAACCGGCTGACCACGATCGCCGCGTGGTCCCTCGCCCACGGTTTCGCCGGCTTGTGGCTCAACGGCTCCCTGCCGGAAAGCGCCCAGGGCGACCCGGAGACCATCGCCCGCGCGCTCCTCGAGTTCGTCTTCGGCCCCCTGGCGACGAGCACCTCGCAGTAG
- a CDS encoding hemerythrin domain-containing protein — protein MTTPTQTRRRPGEPAPDLVTFLVFHAGLRREFGRLADVLDRCDPRDERRRAVVDEHLALLLRALHHHHTEEDEAIWPLLRGLVPEARAVLDRLEADHQEMDAVIGRLSGGGRPAREVASDLRSLDRLLNTHLDLEESEVVPLIREHVSAAWWEESGKKVSKSQGRDLPMLAAWLLDVATPADRDHIYGSAPAIMRVLYRLSWRRAYERRVSQVYG, from the coding sequence ATGACAACACCGACGCAGACCCGGCGCCGACCGGGTGAACCCGCTCCCGACCTCGTCACGTTCCTGGTCTTCCATGCCGGCCTGCGGCGCGAGTTCGGCAGACTGGCCGACGTCCTCGACCGATGCGACCCTCGCGACGAGCGGCGGCGCGCGGTCGTCGACGAGCACCTCGCGCTGCTGCTGCGCGCGCTGCATCACCACCACACCGAGGAGGACGAGGCGATCTGGCCGCTGCTGCGCGGCCTCGTCCCCGAGGCCCGCGCCGTGCTGGACCGGCTGGAGGCCGACCACCAGGAGATGGACGCCGTGATCGGCAGGCTGTCCGGCGGGGGCCGGCCCGCCCGCGAGGTCGCGTCCGACCTGCGCTCGCTCGACCGGCTGCTGAACACCCACCTCGACCTGGAGGAGTCGGAGGTCGTCCCGCTCATCAGGGAGCACGTCAGCGCGGCCTGGTGGGAGGAGTCGGGCAAGAAGGTCTCCAAGAGCCAGGGCCGCGACCTGCCCATGCTCGCCGCCTGGCTGCTCGACGTGGCCACCCCGGCCGACCGCGACCACATCTACGGCTCCGCTCCGGCCATCATGCGGGTCCTCTACCGGCTCTCCTGGCGCCGGGCGTACGAGCGCCGGGTGTCGCAGGTCTACGGATGA
- a CDS encoding DoxX family protein, with protein MAPFTALIGGFVVLRLLGWAGVGMPDDWQPALRGALALMFVVTGVPHFLPSWRRDLAAMIPAVFPRPALLVTVTGVLELAGAAGLLLPPLAPYAAIGLALLMIAMFPANVSAARRGLTLAGKPVTPLPARTALQVLFVAAAVAAAV; from the coding sequence ATGGCTCCGTTCACCGCCCTGATCGGGGGCTTCGTCGTCTTACGGCTGCTGGGCTGGGCCGGCGTCGGCATGCCGGACGACTGGCAGCCCGCGCTGCGGGGCGCCCTGGCGTTGATGTTCGTCGTCACCGGCGTGCCGCATTTCCTGCCCTCATGGCGGCGCGACCTCGCCGCCATGATCCCCGCGGTGTTCCCCCGGCCCGCCCTGCTGGTCACCGTCACCGGGGTGCTGGAGCTGGCCGGTGCCGCCGGGTTGCTGCTGCCGCCGCTCGCGCCGTACGCCGCGATCGGGCTCGCGCTGCTCATGATCGCCATGTTTCCGGCCAACGTCTCCGCGGCGCGCCGCGGCCTCACCCTGGCGGGAAAGCCGGTGACCCCGCTGCCCGCCCGCACCGCGCTGCAGGTGCTCTTCGTCGCCGCCGCCGTCGCCGCGGCCGTGTGA